In Candidatus Accumulibacter cognatus, the genomic window GGAACAGATCCAGCAGTGTTCGGCGCAGCCGCTCGATCTGCGCGGCTTCTGCCGGCAGGGCATCGGCGATATGTTCGGGCAGCAGCCAGTTCATCGGAAAATCATCAGCAATACCAGCCCGACCAGCATCGATGTCAGGCCGATGAAGCGAATCTGTCCGTCGGAAAAGCGAATCAGACGCCGGAAGGTTTCACGCCAGGCGTTCGGCGCCACGAATGGCAACAGCCCTTCAAGCACCAGCATCAGGGCAAAGGCAAGCAGCAGATGGTCGATCATTTGCCGGCTTTGTCGCCACTTCGGCTGATGCTCTTCATATACTTGAAGAAATCGGAGTTGGGCTCGACGACGATCAGGTCATTCTTGCCCTTGAAGCTGTTGCGATAGGCTTCGAGGCTGCGATAGAAAGCGTAGAACTCCGGGCTGCCTTCAAAAGCCTGCGCATAGATCGCCGAAGCCTTGGCGTCGCCCTCACCCTTCATCTTCTGTGCATCGCGATAAGCCTCGGCAACGATCACTTCACGCTGCTTGTCGGCGTCGGCGCGAATCTTTTCAGCCTCGGCAGCACCCTGAGAACGCAATTCGTTGGCTACCCGCTTACGTTCTGCATCCATGCGGCGATACACCGATTCGCTGACGTCGCTGGGCAATTCGACACGCTTGACGCGCACGTCGACGATCTGCACGCCAATCTTGCGGGCGTCGAGGTCGGCCTTCTCGCGCATCTGGGCCATGATCTTGTCGCGCTCGCCTGAAACCACATCATGCACGGTGCGTTTGCCGAATTCCTCGCGCAGGCCGGCATTGACGGTCTGCGTCAGCCGCGTCTTGGCGCGTCCTTCATCGCCGGCAACCGAAATGTAGTAGAGCTTGGGATCGACGATTCGCCACTTGGTGAAAGAGTCCACGAGAACGTTCTTCTTTTCCGAAGTGATGAAGCGCTCGGGTTCGGTGCTGTCCAGGGTGAGGATACGCTTGTCGAAATAGCGCACGTTCTGGATCAATGGCCATTTGAAATACAGTCCGGGTTCCTCGATGACGTTGCGGACTTCACCGAGCTGAAAGATGATTGCGTATTGACGCTGGTCAACCGTAAAAATGGTCGCTCCGAGCACCACCAGCACGGCCACGAAAACGGCCGCAACGATATTCATGCTTGCTTTCATCAGCGAGACTCCCGATCACGCTGCCGTAGCGTCTCACGCGAACGCGCTTCGTTTTTCTCGACCACCTGTGGCGGTACCTCGCTGGAAACGACCGGCGCCGGTCGTACTGCTGCCGGCAGCTCCTGGCTGCCCGTGGCAGGCGCCGCCGCAGTCGCCGCTCCGGCTGCCTGCAGCAGCTTGTCGAGCGGCAGGTAAAGCAGGTTTCCCTGTCCTTTGGCGTCGATCAGCACCTTGCTGGTGCTGGCATAGACCTGCTGCATGGTATCGAGATACATGCGACTGCGCGTCACTTCCGGCGCCTTGGCGTATTCCGTGTAGATCTGCCGGAAACGGCTGCCATCGCCCTCGGCCGTGGCAATGACGCGTTTCTTGTAACCCTCCGCTTCCTCGAGCAGGCGCGCGGATGTTCCGCGGGCTTTCGGGATCACGTCATTGGCATAGGCCTGGCCTTCGTTTTTCTGGCGTTCACGATCCTGCGAAGCCTTGACCGCATCATCGAATGCCGCCTGCACCTGCTCCGGGGGCTGCGCGTTCTGCATTGTGACTTTGGAAATCAGAATGCCGGTCTTGTAACGGTCGAGAATCTCCTGCATCAGCTTTGCGGCATTGACTGCGACCTGCTCGCGACCCTCGTAGAGGACGAAGTCCATCTTGTTCTTGCCGACGATTTCGCGAATCGCCGTCTCTGCGACCTGCATCACCGCGTCGTCCGGATGCCGGTTGTTGAAGACGTATTCGACGGGGTCGTTCAGGAACCATTGCACGGCGAACTGGATGTTGATGATGTTCTCGTCGTCCGTCAGCATCAGTGCTTCCTTGAGCACCTTGTTTTTCTCGCTGCCGCGATAACCGATCTCGATGGTGCGCACGCCGGAGATGTTGACCAGTTCATGCGCCTGGATCGGATAGGGCAGTCGCCAGCGCAAACCTGGGTCGGTACTCTCCTTGTAGCGGCCGAACTCGAGCACGACGCCTCTTTGCGAGGCGTCGACAATGTAGAAACCACTTGCCAGCCAGACCACCACGACCAGCGCCAGGAGCAGGCCAATGCCTCCGCCGAGGAACCTGTTGTTGAACTGGATCGGCGGACGTAGGTCGCCGCGATCACCGCCTTGATTGCCGCCAGCACGCCGCTTGTCGAAAATCCCCGACAGCTTGCGATTGAGGTCGCGCCATAACTGTTCGAGGTCGGGCGGACCCTGATTGGGCCGCTTGTCACCGCCGCCATCGTTGCCGCGATTGCCCCACTGCGGGTCATTGAGCGACATAAGTACTCCAAGGCTATAAATCATGAGGAACCATCTGAATCGAGAATTCTATCGACATCCTGCGCAGCAGCCCCGGCTGTCCGCGCGCGGCTGTCCCGTAATTCCTGCAAGTCCCGCGTCTTCGCCAAGGCCAGTTCGGCGAGCGCTTCGCGCAGCAGGGGTAAACCATCGCCGGAGACAGCACTAAGGCGAACGCGCCAGATTCTACCATACTCATCACGCTCGACCGCCGGCGGCAGCCCGGTCAGATCGAGCTTGTTCTGCACAGTCAGTTGCGGCACATCAGCAGCGCCGATCTCGGCCAGAACTTTGTTGACGTCGGCGATCTGGTCGTCGCGCGCCGGACTCGCCGAATCGACGACGTGCAACAGCAGGTCCGCTTCGGCCGTCGCCTCGAGCGTGGCATGGAAAGCGGCTACCAGCGAATGCGGCAGATCGCGGATGAAGCCAACGGTATCGGAAAGCACGATATGACCGGCCTCGGCCAGCCACAGTTTACGCGTCGTCGTATCCAGGGTGGCGAACAACTGGTCGGCAGCAAAGACGCCGGCATGCGTCAGTGCATTGAACAGTGTCGACTTGCCGGCATTGGTGTAACCCACCAGCGATACGTTCAGCAACTCGCCCCGGCCACGCGCCTTGCGTTGCACGCCTCGCTGGCGTTCTAGCCTGGCCAGGCGCTCCCTGAGCAGCTTGACGCGGATACCGAGTAGACGACGGTCGGTTTCGAGCTGCGTTTCTCCTGGGCCACGCAGACCGATTCCCCCTTTCTGTCGTTCCAGGTGGGTCCAGCCACGCACCAGTCGTGTTGCCAGGTGTTCGAGCTGTGCCAGTTCGACCTGCAGTTTGCCCTCAGAACTTTGCGCCCGCTGCGCGAAGATGTCGAGAATCAGACTGGTCCGGTCAATGACGCGACACTGCAGCGTACGCTCCAGGTTGCGTTCCTGACCTGCGCTGAGTTCGTGATTGAAGATGACCAGATCGGCCGCATGTGCGGCGACCTCGGCAGCCACTTCTTCGACCTTGCCCTTGCCGGCATAGGTCGCCGCATCTGGGCTGTGGCGACGTCCTTGCACGACGGCACAGACCACCGCACCGGCCGACCGGGTCAGCAACCGGACTTCGGCAAGCTGCTCGGCAAGGTCTTCACGACCGAAGTCGAGCTGGACGATGACCGCTCGTTCTTCGGCGATCGCGCGCTCAACCATGTCGAAGATCTAGGAGAGCCTGCCGCAAGCCGCAGCCGTCAGTGGATGGCAGAAGAAGGGTCTTGACGCGGCTGTCCGCCGCATCGGCGAGCCGGTACGAAACATTGCAGAGTGCATCATGCCTCGTTGTCGATATCCTGATGGATGGTGACCGGGCGTGACGGAACGACCGTCGAGATCGCATGCTTGTAGACCATCTGGGTTACCGAGTTCTTGAGCAGGACGACATACTGGTCGAACGAATCGACCTGACCCTGCAGCTTGATGCCGTTAACCAGGTAGATCGAAACCGGCACCCGTTCACGCCGCAGGGTGTTGAGAAACGGGTCTTGTAAGAGTTGCCCTTTGTTGGTCATCCTTCAAACTCCATCTTTAATTATGTTCTGGAAGGCCGAGGATAATTGATTTCGCTGTCGTTTGCCATATCCAGGCCGAAGATGCTGCGCCGATTGGCGGCAAGAAGGATAATGG contains:
- the hflK gene encoding FtsH protease activity modulator HflK, whose translation is MSLNDPQWGNRGNDGGGDKRPNQGPPDLEQLWRDLNRKLSGIFDKRRAGGNQGGDRGDLRPPIQFNNRFLGGGIGLLLALVVVVWLASGFYIVDASQRGVVLEFGRYKESTDPGLRWRLPYPIQAHELVNISGVRTIEIGYRGSEKNKVLKEALMLTDDENIINIQFAVQWFLNDPVEYVFNNRHPDDAVMQVAETAIREIVGKNKMDFVLYEGREQVAVNAAKLMQEILDRYKTGILISKVTMQNAQPPEQVQAAFDDAVKASQDRERQKNEGQAYANDVIPKARGTSARLLEEAEGYKKRVIATAEGDGSRFRQIYTEYAKAPEVTRSRMYLDTMQQVYASTSKVLIDAKGQGNLLYLPLDKLLQAAGAATAAAPATGSQELPAAVRPAPVVSSEVPPQVVEKNEARSRETLRQRDRESR
- the hfq gene encoding RNA chaperone Hfq, coding for MTNKGQLLQDPFLNTLRRERVPVSIYLVNGIKLQGQVDSFDQYVVLLKNSVTQMVYKHAISTVVPSRPVTIHQDIDNEA
- a CDS encoding DUF2065 domain-containing protein, with amino-acid sequence MIDHLLLAFALMLVLEGLLPFVAPNAWRETFRRLIRFSDGQIRFIGLTSMLVGLVLLMIFR
- the hflX gene encoding GTPase HflX, which gives rise to MVERAIAEERAVIVQLDFGREDLAEQLAEVRLLTRSAGAVVCAVVQGRRHSPDAATYAGKGKVEEVAAEVAAHAADLVIFNHELSAGQERNLERTLQCRVIDRTSLILDIFAQRAQSSEGKLQVELAQLEHLATRLVRGWTHLERQKGGIGLRGPGETQLETDRRLLGIRVKLLRERLARLERQRGVQRKARGRGELLNVSLVGYTNAGKSTLFNALTHAGVFAADQLFATLDTTTRKLWLAEAGHIVLSDTVGFIRDLPHSLVAAFHATLEATAEADLLLHVVDSASPARDDQIADVNKVLAEIGAADVPQLTVQNKLDLTGLPPAVERDEYGRIWRVRLSAVSGDGLPLLREALAELALAKTRDLQELRDSRARTAGAAAQDVDRILDSDGSS
- the hflC gene encoding protease modulator HflC produces the protein MKASMNIVAAVFVAVLVVLGATIFTVDQRQYAIIFQLGEVRNVIEEPGLYFKWPLIQNVRYFDKRILTLDSTEPERFITSEKKNVLVDSFTKWRIVDPKLYYISVAGDEGRAKTRLTQTVNAGLREEFGKRTVHDVVSGERDKIMAQMREKADLDARKIGVQIVDVRVKRVELPSDVSESVYRRMDAERKRVANELRSQGAAEAEKIRADADKQREVIVAEAYRDAQKMKGEGDAKASAIYAQAFEGSPEFYAFYRSLEAYRNSFKGKNDLIVVEPNSDFFKYMKSISRSGDKAGK